A region of Flocculibacter collagenilyticus DNA encodes the following proteins:
- a CDS encoding DUF2982 domain-containing protein, whose product MKLPIYISANSTKNSITTMLVSGVALIIFILYLKLKSSPFNTIDIFILLACCIGILIGYVKTLEPAYSIKLDEHDMSYQHRFGTWQLAYNNIRRLGIPRVHRQGEYVALSYVGINIINYQSFLQQLHPRLAVKLLMEQKNLIQTALVSECPDGTCPSELIFDDENYTTSCGHQYSGLIAMFANRMTRLKSLLGYDLYIPTTALDREEMKFIQLITEIRDANRV is encoded by the coding sequence GTGAAATTACCGATTTATATTAGTGCAAATAGCACTAAAAATAGTATAACAACAATGCTGGTTTCTGGCGTTGCCCTTATTATATTTATTCTATATCTAAAACTAAAAAGTAGCCCATTTAACACAATAGATATTTTTATATTGCTTGCATGTTGTATTGGAATATTAATAGGGTATGTTAAAACGTTAGAGCCTGCTTATTCTATTAAGCTTGATGAGCACGATATGTCATACCAGCATCGATTTGGAACGTGGCAATTAGCTTATAATAATATTCGTCGATTGGGTATACCCCGTGTGCATCGTCAAGGAGAGTATGTTGCGCTATCGTATGTGGGAATTAATATTATTAATTATCAAAGCTTTTTACAGCAATTACACCCTAGGCTGGCTGTTAAACTTTTAATGGAACAAAAGAACCTAATTCAAACGGCATTGGTAAGTGAGTGTCCCGATGGTACTTGCCCTAGTGAATTAATATTTGATGATGAAAACTATACTACCTCGTGTGGGCATCAATATTCCGGTTTAATTGCCATGTTTGCTAATAGAATGACGCGTTTAAAATCCTTACTTGGATATGATCTTTACATACCCACAACTGCATTAGATAGAGAAGAAATGAAATTCATTCAGCTGATTACAGAAATTCGTGATGCAAATAGAGTCTAA
- a CDS encoding DUF342 domain-containing protein, whose translation MKINMATAVKFYQKDNDIVASVTLHDMDASVTSASITNALKQSDFKRCRIHQDGIATLVEACSHYLSQLREAEQEFKSKRFEQVVATQHDAQLEIICSEDNMFAKAHIITAYGGKNITAKKIVKAALEKKIAFGIDKDRIKVIAEQAAKASPGSKIEQVIAKGKPVKNGRDARIIYHVKSADERELKPQAVSKYRVDMRDLGTIESVKEGALLAEKQLIQPGKPGITVLGETIEPTDGEDFNFVAGEGAEILPDNPNKIFSTIAGLPKKIEGGIAVDKIFQIEDVDVSTGHIEFDGSVIINKDVHEGMRVISTGDIHVMGLVESAYLEAQGDIIVNNATIGRQVELKGAVEPEYSTKLIAKGSIKIGHGQYVALFAGKDILVEKQLLHSLVKGNVVTIGQGDKPQGKLIGGRLILGKSLTVGVLGAESGSRIDISLDRHIDWLINQQVLIDDKIEFHQLVILDVKTAIKYLSENLPPSSDKSVLLKDAVDSFEHHFATLKQLVRKRKSNLAKIENIPNYLSVTINQKLYPGIHVSCADARLKTDNETGPCRIEYRSKELQIKH comes from the coding sequence TTGAAAATTAATATGGCCACTGCTGTTAAGTTTTATCAGAAAGATAATGATATTGTTGCCTCTGTTACACTTCATGATATGGATGCTTCGGTAACGTCTGCTTCTATTACCAATGCATTAAAACAGTCTGACTTCAAACGTTGCCGTATTCACCAAGATGGTATTGCTACGCTTGTTGAAGCATGTAGCCATTATTTATCACAATTGCGAGAAGCCGAGCAAGAATTCAAAAGTAAGCGCTTCGAACAAGTTGTGGCCACCCAGCATGATGCCCAGCTAGAGATTATTTGTAGTGAAGATAATATGTTTGCCAAAGCACATATTATTACTGCTTATGGCGGTAAAAATATTACAGCAAAAAAAATCGTAAAGGCGGCACTAGAGAAAAAAATAGCGTTTGGGATAGATAAAGACCGTATCAAAGTTATTGCTGAGCAAGCCGCAAAGGCAAGCCCGGGAAGTAAAATTGAGCAGGTAATCGCAAAAGGTAAGCCGGTAAAAAACGGTAGAGATGCACGCATTATTTACCATGTAAAAAGTGCCGATGAGCGCGAACTTAAGCCTCAGGCTGTAAGCAAATATAGAGTAGATATGCGAGATTTGGGGACTATTGAGAGCGTAAAAGAAGGCGCTTTACTTGCGGAAAAACAGCTTATACAGCCCGGTAAACCAGGAATAACAGTACTTGGTGAAACGATAGAACCTACCGATGGTGAAGATTTTAATTTTGTAGCTGGTGAAGGGGCTGAAATATTACCTGATAATCCAAACAAAATATTTTCAACAATTGCGGGATTACCGAAAAAAATAGAAGGCGGTATAGCGGTTGATAAGATTTTTCAAATTGAAGATGTTGATGTTTCAACTGGGCATATCGAGTTTGATGGAAGCGTAATCATTAACAAAGACGTACATGAAGGAATGCGAGTTATCTCTACGGGTGACATTCATGTAATGGGATTAGTTGAGTCAGCTTATTTAGAAGCACAGGGCGATATTATAGTGAATAACGCCACAATTGGCCGTCAAGTTGAATTAAAAGGTGCCGTGGAACCCGAGTATTCTACCAAGTTAATTGCGAAAGGAAGTATTAAAATTGGGCATGGGCAATATGTCGCATTATTCGCAGGTAAAGATATTCTGGTTGAAAAACAGCTATTGCATAGTCTGGTAAAAGGCAATGTGGTAACGATAGGCCAAGGAGACAAACCTCAAGGTAAGTTAATTGGAGGGCGATTAATATTAGGTAAAAGTCTTACTGTTGGTGTGCTTGGTGCTGAATCTGGAAGTCGAATTGACATTTCACTAGATAGACACATTGATTGGCTAATTAATCAACAAGTACTTATAGATGACAAAATTGAATTTCATCAGTTAGTGATTTTAGATGTGAAAACGGCGATTAAGTACCTCAGTGAAAATTTACCACCTTCTTCAGATAAATCAGTGCTTTTAAAAGATGCAGTAGATAGCTTTGAACATCATTTTGCAACATTAAAGCAACTGGTTAGAAAGCGGAAATCTAATCTTGCCAAAATAGAAAACATTCCTAATTATTTATCCGTGACAATAAACCAAAAGTTATATCCAGGTATTCATGTGAGTTGTGCTGACGCGCGATTAAAAACTGACAACGAAACTGGCCCGTGTCGAATAGAATATCGATCAAAAGAACTGCAAATTAAACATTAA
- a CDS encoding efflux RND transporter periplasmic adaptor subunit, with protein MQKKNRGRASAFALILISVLIALAIYIFGPFHTQESQQRPSQATPVSITIIEKAPYTDVIKGLGTAIANEAVEIKAANSDYIDSVHFQDGQLIKKDDTLVQLKSDEEQANVKELQINLAEAKRQLKRLSGLAKNNATSESLLDEQEAKVKALKAQLSVAKTKLKENTITAPFNGVLGFRRVSPGTYVTSGTIITTLDDIDIIHVDFNLPEKYIPDLQLNQVIAAETRAYQHTRFKGIISGIDSRVDPITRSIQVRAEINNTEYKLRPGMLVTINVEKSVEETILVKESALIPQQDKQYVFIIDTDNKAKKVPVEIGRRLPGLVEILSGVSIGDKVVTKGGLRLRNGSDVNILGTI; from the coding sequence ATGCAAAAAAAAAATAGAGGTCGCGCCAGTGCTTTTGCACTCATTCTTATATCTGTATTAATCGCACTTGCGATATATATTTTCGGACCTTTTCATACTCAAGAAAGCCAACAACGACCAAGTCAAGCAACCCCTGTTTCTATCACCATCATCGAAAAAGCGCCCTACACCGATGTAATCAAAGGATTAGGCACAGCAATTGCCAACGAAGCGGTAGAAATAAAAGCTGCAAATTCAGATTACATTGATTCTGTTCACTTTCAAGACGGACAGCTAATTAAAAAAGACGACACTCTAGTGCAACTAAAAAGCGATGAAGAACAAGCTAACGTGAAAGAGCTTCAAATTAACCTTGCTGAAGCAAAACGCCAATTAAAACGGCTGTCTGGTTTGGCTAAAAATAATGCCACGTCAGAATCATTATTAGATGAACAAGAAGCAAAAGTTAAGGCATTAAAAGCACAACTTAGTGTTGCCAAAACAAAGCTTAAAGAAAATACCATCACAGCACCTTTCAATGGTGTACTTGGCTTCCGTCGAGTGTCACCTGGCACGTATGTAACCTCTGGAACCATCATCACTACATTAGATGACATTGATATTATTCATGTAGATTTTAATTTACCGGAAAAATATATCCCTGACTTACAACTCAATCAGGTTATTGCAGCCGAAACGAGAGCTTATCAACACACACGCTTTAAGGGCATTATCTCTGGCATTGACTCTCGGGTTGACCCTATCACTCGCTCAATACAGGTTCGTGCTGAAATAAACAATACCGAGTACAAACTTCGCCCGGGCATGCTCGTCACTATTAATGTAGAAAAAAGCGTTGAAGAAACAATACTTGTCAAAGAAAGTGCACTTATCCCCCAACAAGACAAGCAATATGTTTTTATCATCGATACCGACAATAAAGCCAAAAAAGTACCTGTTGAAATTGGCCGAAGGCTACCGGGACTAGTTGAGATCCTATCGGGTGTTAGCATAGGTGACAAAGTTGTCACAAAAGGTGGTTTGCGGTTACGTAACGGTAGCGACGTTAATATTCTAGGGACAATTTAA